The Candidatus Omnitrophota bacterium genome contains a region encoding:
- a CDS encoding succinate dehydrogenase/fumarate reductase iron-sulfur subunit, producing MKLTLEIWRQPNAQARGQFERYAVENISSDMSFLEMLDVLNEQLTQQGKDPVAFDHDCREGICGMCSLMINGQAHGSDRGVAVCQLHMRRFKDGDTIVIEPWRAKAFPIIKDLVVDRGAFDRIMQAGGYISVSTGQAPEANSIPVKKERAEDAMDAAACIGCGACVAACPNASAMLFVAAKVSHLAKLPQGQLERERRARAMVEAMDHEGFGNCTNHFECMAACPKQIHVKFIALLNREYLKASV from the coding sequence ATGAAACTTACGCTAGAGATTTGGCGCCAACCGAACGCTCAAGCACGAGGACAATTTGAGCGCTATGCGGTAGAGAATATTTCGTCGGACATGTCGTTTCTGGAGATGCTCGATGTCCTCAACGAGCAGCTCACCCAGCAGGGCAAGGATCCGGTGGCGTTCGATCACGACTGCCGCGAAGGCATCTGCGGCATGTGCTCGCTCATGATCAACGGCCAGGCCCATGGCTCGGATCGCGGCGTGGCCGTCTGCCAGCTCCACATGCGCCGCTTCAAGGACGGCGACACGATTGTAATCGAGCCGTGGCGCGCCAAGGCGTTTCCCATCATCAAAGATCTGGTGGTCGACCGCGGCGCCTTTGATCGCATCATGCAAGCCGGCGGCTATATTTCGGTCAGCACCGGCCAGGCACCCGAAGCTAACTCGATTCCTGTCAAGAAAGAGCGCGCCGAAGACGCCATGGACGCGGCGGCTTGCATCGGCTGCGGGGCGTGTGTCGCCGCGTGCCCCAACGCCTCGGCTATGCTCTTTGTCGCCGCCAAAGTTTCCCATCTCGCGAAACTTCCGCAAGGGCAGCTTGAGCGCGAGCGCCGCGCTCGGGCCATGGTCGAGGCGATGGACCACGAAGGCTTTGGCAACTGCACCAACCACTTCGAATGCATGGCCGCCTGCCCCAAACAGATCCACGTCAAATTCATCGCCCTGCTCAATCGTGAATACCTCAAAGCATCGGTGTGA